In Cryptomeria japonica chromosome 10, Sugi_1.0, whole genome shotgun sequence, a genomic segment contains:
- the LOC131859482 gene encoding cytochrome f-like, protein MQNRKTYDDWVKKWITQSISVLIMIDIMTRTSIANAYPIFAQQAYENPREATGRIVCANCHLAKKPVEIEVPQSVLPDIVFEAVVKIPYDKQIKQVLANGKKGTLNVGAVLILPEGFELAPPDRIYPEIKEKIGDLYFQNYRPNQKNILIIGPVPGQKYSEIVFPILSPNPATNKAAHFLKYPIYVGGNRGRGQIYPDGSKSNNTVYNASATGKVSKIARKEKGGYQITIDNPSDGRQVVDFVPPGPELLVSEGEFIKADQSLTNNPNVGGFGQENAEIVLQDPLRVQGLLLFLASVVLAQIFLVLKKKQFEKVQLVEMNF, encoded by the coding sequence ATGCAAAATAGAAAAACTTATGATGACTGGGTGAAAAAGTGGATAACTCAATCAATTTCCGTCTTAATAATGATAGATATAATGACTCGCACATCTATTGCAAATGCATATCCCATTTTTGCACAGCAAGCTTATGAGAATCCTCGAGAAGCAACTGGGCGTATTGTATGTGCCAATTGTCATTTGGCTAAAAAACCTGTGGAGATTGAAGTTCCACAGTCCGTGCTTCCTGATATCGTTTTTGAAGCAGTTGTTAAAATACCCTATGATAAGCAAATAAAACAAGTTCTTGCTAATGGTAAGAAAGGGACTTTAAATGTAGGAGCTGTTCTTATTTTACCCGAAGGTTTCGAATTAGCTCCTCCGGATCGTATTTATCCTgagattaaggaaaaaataggtgatcttTATTTTCAAAACTATCGTCCCAATCAAAAAAATATTCTAATAATAGGTCCTGTTCCTGGTCAAAAATATAGTGAAATTGTATTTCCTATCCTTTCACCAAATCCCGCTACTAATAAAGCAGCTCACTTCCTGAAATATCCCATATATGTAGGTGGTAATAGAGGAAGAGGACAAATTTATCCCGATGGGAGCAAAAGCAACAATACAGTCTATAACGCTTCAGCAACGGGTAAAGTAAGTAAAATTGCGCGTAAAGAAAAGGGTGGATATCAAATAACTATTGATAATCCATCAGACGGTCGACAAGTGGTTGACTTTGTACCTCCGGGACCGGAACTTCTTGTTTCAGAAGGCGAATTCATCAAGGCGGATCAGTCGTTAACGAATAACCCTAATGTGGGTGGATTTGGTCAGGAAAATGCAGAAATAGTACTTCAAGATCCTTTACGTGTTCAAGGTCTTTTATTATTCTTAGCATCTGTCGTTTTAGCACAGATATTTCTGGTTCTTAAGAAGAAACAATTTGAGAAAGTTCAATTGGTCGAAATGAATTTTTAG